From Amycolatopsis sp. cg9, one genomic window encodes:
- a CDS encoding thiamine pyrophosphate-dependent dehydrogenase E1 component subunit alpha encodes MTDFLATTTIEKAPDSPPADADLATMLLIRHFELALLDLFARGELHGTTHTCLGQEHVPVALAPLLTARDYVFSNHRGHGHYIARFGDPAGLLAEIMGRAGGVCHGVGGSQHVFRDRYLSTGVQGESLPVATGVALHLKRDEPGALALAYIGDGTWGEGAVYEALNMAALWRLPLLVVVENNGIAQSTPTAAELAGTIGGRAAAFGCAHLRIENTDPAEIRAAAGPLVERVREGAPLVLEFVTNRLGPHSKGDDTRPEAELSRVRAADWHTRGSGERFAAADAAAAARIAALVAEVAARPPAVWSRA; translated from the coding sequence GTGACGGACTTCCTGGCGACGACCACCATCGAGAAGGCGCCGGATTCGCCACCGGCGGACGCCGACCTCGCGACGATGCTGCTGATCCGGCACTTCGAGCTCGCCCTGCTCGACCTGTTCGCCCGGGGCGAGCTGCACGGCACCACGCACACCTGCCTCGGGCAGGAGCACGTGCCGGTCGCGCTGGCGCCGTTGCTGACCGCGCGCGACTACGTCTTCAGCAACCACCGCGGCCACGGCCACTACATCGCCCGCTTCGGGGACCCGGCCGGCCTGCTCGCCGAGATCATGGGCCGCGCGGGCGGCGTCTGCCACGGCGTCGGTGGCAGCCAGCACGTCTTCCGCGACCGCTACCTGTCCACGGGGGTGCAGGGGGAGAGCCTGCCGGTCGCCACCGGCGTCGCCCTGCACCTCAAGCGGGACGAGCCCGGTGCTCTCGCGCTCGCCTACATCGGCGACGGCACCTGGGGCGAGGGCGCGGTCTACGAGGCGCTCAACATGGCGGCGCTGTGGCGGCTGCCGCTGCTGGTCGTCGTGGAGAACAACGGCATCGCGCAGTCGACGCCCACCGCCGCGGAGCTGGCGGGCACCATCGGCGGCCGCGCCGCCGCGTTCGGCTGCGCCCACCTGCGCATCGAGAACACCGACCCGGCCGAGATCCGCGCGGCGGCGGGGCCCCTCGTCGAGCGGGTGCGCGAGGGTGCGCCGCTGGTCCTCGAGTTCGTCACCAACCGGCTCGGGCCGCACAGCAAGGGCGACGACACCCGCCCGGAGGCGGAGCTGAGCCGGGTGCGCGCGGCCGACTGGCACACGCGGGGTTCGGGGGAGCGGTTCGCGGCGGCGGACGCGGCCGCGGCGGCGCGGATCGCGGCACTGGTGGCCGAGGTGGCCGCGCGGCCGCCGGCGGTCTGGAGCCGGGCGTGA
- a CDS encoding MbtH family NRPS accessory protein: MTDTAAPAGPSYRVVVNDEDQFSIWPAHKENPVGWHDTGKTAGKEECLAYIEEVWTDMRPRSAREPEASPLVRLIAEVLETDPGELGDDAGPGRAAGWTSLKHIQLVTSLEHTFGVKLSAADIRGLTSVAAIRETLRAKGAGE, from the coding sequence ATGACCGACACCGCAGCCCCGGCCGGCCCGTCCTACCGGGTGGTCGTGAACGACGAGGACCAGTTTTCGATCTGGCCCGCCCACAAGGAAAACCCGGTGGGCTGGCACGACACCGGGAAGACGGCGGGCAAGGAAGAGTGCCTCGCCTACATCGAGGAGGTGTGGACGGACATGCGGCCGCGGTCCGCCCGGGAACCCGAAGCCTCCCCGCTCGTCCGGCTGATCGCCGAGGTGCTGGAGACCGACCCGGGGGAGCTCGGCGACGACGCCGGCCCGGGCCGGGCCGCCGGGTGGACGAGCCTCAAGCACATCCAGCTCGTCACGAGCCTGGAACACACCTTCGGCGTCAAGCTGTCCGCCGCCGACATCCGGGGCCTGACGTCCGTCGCGGCCATCCGGGAGACGTTGCGGGCGAAGGGGGCCGGCGAGTGA
- a CDS encoding MFS transporter translates to MKRASGFAGFTVMWSGQMLSTVGTRMTNFAIGISVFQETHSALSVTLLTFVAFGATVAFSPIAGVLIDRWSRRTTIIAADVGSAAVTLALLGVYVFGDPQLWQLYLVNFLTGAFLAFQVPAYGAAITLMIEKGGYTRANAMMGLLRAAPYVAAPAIAAPLVSAFGLAAVLAVDVVSAVVAIVAVYAITLPPDPVREPVTPADGTALARFRRDFAVGFTYIARRPPLVGLLSIMIAISFLSALGWVLFPPLILARTGDSANAVGIVQVVGAIGGTGAGVLLAMLKPTDKKIGRMLVAILVLGVLGRILFGFEGIWVWSVALFFGWGALPFIDGYNQTIWQEKTPPRLQGRIFAVVQMVENIASPLAYLAAGLLADDLLEPAMRSGGWLASVFGPVTGTGPGSGIAVLFIVSGAGAAVVALVGFLTPAIRNAESLLPDGGGEVAPAPAEPGTAPAR, encoded by the coding sequence ATGAAACGCGCTTCGGGTTTCGCCGGATTCACCGTGATGTGGTCCGGGCAGATGCTCTCGACCGTCGGCACCCGGATGACGAACTTCGCCATCGGCATCAGCGTCTTCCAGGAGACGCACTCGGCGTTGAGCGTGACCCTGCTGACGTTCGTCGCCTTCGGGGCGACCGTCGCCTTCTCACCCATCGCGGGGGTGCTGATCGACCGCTGGAGCCGCCGCACCACCATCATCGCGGCCGACGTCGGCTCGGCCGCGGTCACCCTGGCGCTGCTCGGCGTCTACGTGTTCGGCGATCCCCAGCTCTGGCAGCTGTACCTGGTGAACTTCCTGACCGGCGCGTTCCTCGCCTTCCAGGTGCCCGCGTACGGCGCCGCGATCACGCTGATGATCGAGAAGGGCGGCTACACCAGGGCCAACGCGATGATGGGCCTGCTGCGGGCGGCGCCCTACGTGGCCGCCCCGGCCATCGCCGCCCCGCTGGTCTCGGCGTTCGGCCTCGCCGCGGTCCTCGCCGTCGACGTCGTTTCGGCGGTGGTGGCGATCGTCGCGGTGTACGCCATCACACTGCCACCGGACCCGGTCCGCGAGCCGGTGACCCCGGCGGACGGGACCGCGCTGGCCCGGTTCCGGCGGGACTTCGCCGTGGGCTTCACCTACATCGCCCGCCGCCCGCCGCTGGTCGGGCTGCTGTCCATCATGATCGCGATCAGCTTCCTGTCCGCGCTCGGCTGGGTGCTGTTCCCGCCGCTGATCCTCGCCCGCACCGGCGATTCGGCCAACGCGGTCGGCATCGTCCAGGTCGTCGGGGCGATCGGCGGCACCGGGGCGGGCGTGCTGCTGGCCATGCTCAAGCCGACGGACAAGAAGATCGGCCGGATGCTCGTCGCGATCCTCGTCCTCGGCGTGCTCGGGCGGATCCTCTTCGGCTTCGAAGGCATCTGGGTCTGGTCGGTCGCGCTGTTCTTCGGCTGGGGCGCGCTGCCCTTCATCGACGGCTACAACCAGACCATCTGGCAGGAGAAGACCCCGCCGCGGCTGCAGGGCCGCATCTTCGCCGTGGTCCAGATGGTCGAGAACATCGCGAGCCCGCTGGCCTACCTCGCCGCCGGGCTGCTCGCCGACGACCTCCTCGAGCCCGCCATGCGCTCCGGCGGGTGGCTCGCTTCGGTCTTCGGCCCGGTCACCGGCACCGGGCCCGGGTCCGGGATCGCCGTGCTGTTCATCGTGTCCGGCGCCGGCGCGGCCGTCGTGGCCCTCGTCGGTTTCCTCACCCCCGCCATCCGGAACGCGGAATCCCTGCTGCCGGACGGGGGCGGCGAGGTCGCGCCCGCCCCCGCGGAGCCCGGCACCGCACCCGCCCGCTGA
- a CDS encoding condensation domain-containing protein — protein MTTNLEDLLGGLTPQQQRLVRARLAQQAAAPAPADVFPLSPAQERLWLADRLSPGQSAPVILAIRLTGPLDRDRLHAAIAAVIDRQSALRTVFRETPDGPRQVVLDGFRPPVVTAEPGALAERIRPVFDLTAEPPVAVTLFETTPADHLLLVCVHHIVIDGWSTQVFLDELIAHYGGHADLPGLRLRFADYAVAEREAAGQLAEQVAYWRERLAGAPALSTVPPDRPRPPLQSRRGAHTEFTVAADVTDRLTALARRTGVTLNTVVTAAFAVLLQHATGQDDVLFGTPVARRRRTELEPLIGSFADTVVTRVDLTGGPSGEELLRRVQRSAAAAVAHQDVPFSELVRELAPARRAAYNPLFQIMLSVSEIVVAAREAAGVTFTPERVETGTTEFDLFLTVRRGPAGLTGVLGYNTDLYLAETARYVTGGLVTVLTGLAAAPGRPVAELMPVRRRRVEVAASFTAEPMGDAMRFWAGFRRVPADTRFAPYGQVLQQLLAGDGGDAQVVLLRWSDWTRRKAASAEFLDGVVDELLAGVKAFRARTGGPLLVLVCPPEPGTGFPAADERLARGLAGVPGVEVTWPAEYAAALGVTEVADPAADALGHVPYTEEFFAALGTLAVDRLHAHWGTPPPGPERAEYAATHLASAARIAAAARPVAGPAPDADEYVAPRTETEKRLAVLWAEQLGTGEVGVRTSFFSMGGHSLLVTRMLSLVHREFGVTVPFHEFYADPVIAALATTIDLAGETAPKPAEILPVSRDEPIEPAVTQKRLWALAQLGVHSGAVTFAATLTGPLDEAALRAAVEDVVRRHESLRTTIGTERGRPVLIVHKGIDCWWPATGSVDTAVREFATRPYDLETGPLLRVQLLRDGPGRHHLLIGLHQAVCDNESWHVFLTDLAAAYRARLGLGEPLPPLPVQMADYAAWERIHLAGPAAEADAAYWAECLRDAPPRLELARARPTATGEAGLRHQSLGEGLGPRVGELARVTGVSTFVVLLTAYALTLGGEAGTGDVVLGVPTAGRDRPELQGVVGRFAHLMPLRLNLAGATTSRALLHRVHEAVLTAQRHRGVPFGRIVEVVRPPREREHHPVFQHALNVVGERSAGLDLPEVSVRTLDPPLAATQYELFLHLRWENGELAATAEYDTGRLGEDVVAELVTRFAAVVTRMAERPDEAVPGPPLSEPVRAGTRATAPDLTIATTGSTAAIRREAEQLLTRFAEPPGLAVTSRVFGTLLDPGGPAGLTAVVLRWGDLVGVPVPTRPGTLVRRLDDAVTDVVAAATAFRARTSRPLVLLTRASEGVPPRLEARLDARLHVELAGLPGTEVVTGPAPAAEVAVERLRRACPRPDGPVAEAPRDDRERALARIWAGLLDLDPARIGVHSDFFAIGGDSLLAIRAAHEAGEAGIAVTPRQFSAHPTIAELVALPREKDVTRP, from the coding sequence ATGACCACGAACCTCGAGGACCTGCTCGGCGGCCTCACACCGCAGCAGCAGAGATTGGTGCGCGCCAGGCTGGCCCAGCAGGCGGCGGCACCGGCACCCGCCGACGTGTTCCCCCTCTCGCCCGCGCAGGAACGCCTGTGGCTGGCCGATCGCCTCTCACCCGGCCAGTCGGCGCCCGTCATCCTGGCGATCCGCTTGACCGGCCCGCTGGACCGAGACCGCCTGCACGCCGCGATCGCCGCCGTGATCGACCGCCAGTCCGCGCTGCGCACGGTATTCCGCGAGACCCCCGACGGCCCCCGCCAGGTGGTCCTCGACGGGTTCCGGCCCCCGGTGGTCACGGCGGAGCCGGGCGCGCTCGCCGAGCGGATCCGGCCGGTCTTCGACCTGACCGCCGAGCCGCCGGTGGCCGTGACGCTGTTCGAGACGACGCCGGCCGACCACCTGCTCCTGGTCTGCGTCCACCACATCGTCATCGACGGCTGGTCCACGCAGGTCTTCCTGGACGAACTCATCGCCCACTACGGCGGGCACGCCGACCTGCCCGGACTCCGCCTCCGCTTCGCCGACTACGCCGTGGCCGAGCGGGAAGCCGCCGGGCAGCTCGCGGAGCAGGTCGCCTACTGGCGCGAACGGCTGGCCGGCGCGCCGGCGCTGTCGACCGTCCCGCCGGACCGTCCGCGCCCGCCACTGCAGAGCAGGCGGGGCGCCCACACCGAATTCACCGTCGCCGCCGACGTGACCGACCGGCTGACCGCGCTCGCCCGGCGGACCGGCGTCACCCTCAACACCGTGGTCACGGCCGCCTTCGCGGTCCTGCTCCAGCACGCGACGGGCCAGGACGACGTGCTGTTCGGCACGCCGGTCGCGCGCCGGCGGCGGACGGAGCTCGAGCCGCTCATCGGCAGCTTCGCCGACACCGTGGTGACCCGGGTCGACCTGACCGGCGGCCCGTCGGGCGAGGAGCTGCTGCGCCGCGTCCAGCGCTCGGCCGCCGCCGCGGTGGCGCACCAGGACGTCCCGTTCTCCGAACTGGTGCGGGAACTCGCGCCCGCCCGGCGGGCGGCGTACAACCCGCTGTTCCAGATCATGCTCAGCGTCAGCGAAATCGTGGTGGCCGCGCGGGAAGCGGCCGGCGTCACCTTCACCCCCGAGCGCGTCGAAACCGGCACCACCGAGTTCGACCTGTTCCTGACGGTGCGCCGCGGTCCCGCGGGGCTGACCGGCGTCCTCGGCTACAACACCGACCTGTACCTGGCCGAGACCGCCCGGTACGTCACCGGCGGCCTGGTCACCGTGCTGACCGGGCTGGCCGCCGCGCCCGGCCGGCCGGTCGCCGAGCTGATGCCGGTGCGCCGCCGCCGGGTCGAGGTCGCCGCGTCGTTCACGGCCGAGCCGATGGGCGACGCGATGCGGTTCTGGGCCGGTTTCCGCCGGGTCCCCGCCGACACGCGGTTCGCCCCGTACGGCCAGGTGCTCCAGCAGCTGCTCGCCGGGGACGGCGGGGACGCGCAGGTCGTCCTGCTGCGCTGGAGCGACTGGACCCGCCGCAAGGCCGCTTCGGCGGAGTTCCTCGACGGCGTCGTCGACGAACTCCTCGCGGGTGTGAAGGCGTTCCGCGCCCGGACGGGTGGGCCCCTGCTGGTGCTGGTCTGCCCGCCGGAGCCGGGGACCGGCTTCCCGGCCGCCGACGAACGGCTGGCGCGGGGCCTGGCCGGCGTGCCGGGGGTCGAGGTGACGTGGCCCGCGGAGTACGCCGCGGCCCTCGGCGTCACCGAGGTCGCCGACCCCGCCGCCGACGCGCTCGGGCACGTTCCCTACACCGAAGAGTTCTTCGCCGCGCTCGGCACGCTGGCCGTGGACCGGCTGCACGCCCACTGGGGAACCCCGCCGCCCGGCCCGGAACGCGCGGAGTACGCCGCCACCCACCTGGCCTCCGCCGCGCGGATCGCCGCGGCGGCCCGGCCGGTCGCGGGCCCGGCCCCGGACGCGGACGAGTACGTGGCCCCGCGGACGGAGACGGAGAAGCGGCTGGCGGTGCTCTGGGCCGAGCAGCTGGGCACCGGCGAGGTCGGCGTGCGGACGAGCTTCTTCTCGATGGGCGGGCATTCCCTGCTGGTCACCCGGATGCTTTCCCTGGTGCACCGGGAGTTCGGTGTGACCGTGCCGTTCCACGAGTTCTACGCCGACCCCGTGATCGCGGCGCTGGCCACCACGATCGACCTGGCCGGTGAGACCGCGCCGAAGCCCGCCGAGATCCTTCCCGTGTCCCGGGACGAGCCCATCGAGCCGGCCGTCACGCAGAAACGCTTGTGGGCGCTCGCGCAGCTCGGTGTCCACTCGGGAGCGGTCACCTTCGCGGCCACCCTGACCGGCCCGCTCGACGAGGCGGCGCTGCGCGCGGCGGTCGAGGACGTCGTGCGGCGCCACGAATCCCTCCGGACGACCATCGGCACCGAGCGGGGGCGCCCGGTCCTGATCGTCCACAAGGGAATCGACTGCTGGTGGCCCGCCACCGGGTCCGTGGACACGGCGGTCCGGGAGTTCGCGACCCGGCCGTACGACCTGGAGACGGGGCCGCTGCTGCGGGTCCAGCTGCTCCGCGACGGGCCAGGACGGCACCACCTGCTGATCGGCCTGCACCAGGCCGTCTGCGACAACGAGTCCTGGCACGTGTTCCTCACGGACCTGGCCGCCGCCTACCGGGCCCGGCTGGGCCTCGGCGAGCCGCTGCCGCCGCTGCCCGTCCAGATGGCGGACTACGCGGCGTGGGAACGGATCCACCTGGCCGGCCCGGCGGCCGAGGCCGACGCGGCGTACTGGGCCGAGTGCCTGCGGGACGCGCCGCCGCGGCTGGAGCTGGCCCGCGCCCGCCCGACAGCGACCGGGGAAGCCGGGCTGCGGCACCAGTCCCTCGGCGAAGGCCTCGGCCCCCGCGTCGGCGAACTGGCCCGGGTGACCGGCGTCAGCACGTTCGTCGTGCTGCTCACCGCGTACGCCTTGACACTGGGCGGGGAAGCGGGGACGGGCGACGTCGTCCTCGGCGTACCCACCGCGGGCCGGGACCGCCCGGAACTCCAGGGTGTGGTCGGCCGCTTCGCCCACCTGATGCCGCTGCGCCTGAACCTGGCGGGGGCCACGACGTCCCGGGCGCTCCTGCACCGCGTGCACGAGGCGGTCCTGACCGCGCAGCGGCACCGCGGGGTGCCGTTCGGCCGGATCGTCGAAGTGGTGCGGCCACCGCGCGAGCGCGAGCACCACCCGGTCTTCCAGCACGCGCTCAACGTCGTCGGCGAGCGGTCGGCCGGGCTCGACCTGCCCGAGGTTTCGGTGCGGACGCTCGACCCGCCGCTCGCGGCCACCCAGTACGAGCTGTTCCTGCACCTGCGGTGGGAAAACGGCGAGCTGGCCGCCACCGCCGAGTACGACACGGGCCGGCTCGGCGAGGACGTCGTGGCCGAACTGGTCACCCGGTTCGCCGCCGTGGTGACCCGGATGGCCGAGCGGCCCGACGAAGCCGTCCCGGGGCCGCCGCTGAGCGAGCCCGTTCGCGCCGGAACCCGCGCCACCGCACCGGACTTGACGATCGCGACGACCGGCTCCACGGCGGCGATCCGCCGCGAAGCCGAGCAGCTGCTGACCCGCTTCGCGGAGCCTCCCGGCCTCGCCGTGACGTCCCGGGTGTTCGGCACCCTGCTCGACCCCGGCGGCCCGGCCGGCCTCACCGCGGTGGTGCTGCGCTGGGGTGACCTCGTCGGGGTACCGGTGCCCACCCGGCCGGGCACGCTCGTCCGCCGCCTGGACGACGCGGTGACCGACGTCGTCGCGGCGGCCACCGCGTTCCGGGCCCGGACGAGCCGCCCGCTGGTGCTGCTGACGCGGGCGTCGGAGGGGGTGCCGCCCCGGCTGGAGGCCCGCCTCGACGCCCGGCTGCACGTCGAGCTGGCCGGGCTGCCCGGCACGGAGGTGGTCACCGGCCCGGCCCCGGCGGCGGAGGTCGCCGTCGAGCGGCTGCGGCGGGCGTGCCCGCGGCCCGACGGGCCGGTCGCCGAAGCGCCCCGCGACGACCGGGAACGGGCGCTGGCGCGGATCTGGGCCGGCCTGCTGGACCTGGACCCCGCCCGGATCGGCGTCCACAGCGACTTCTTCGCCATCGGCGGCGACTCCCTGCTCGCCATCCGAGCCGCCCACGAAGCCGGCGAGGCGGGGATCGCCGTCACCCCCAGGCAGTTCTCGGCCCACCCCACGATCGCCGAGCTGGTCGCCCTACCCCGCGAAAAGGACGTGACTCGCCCATGA
- a CDS encoding AMP-binding protein, with translation MISAHDHPPGWDTIHGLFERRRAAAPDAVAVCHGRAARTYAELDEAACRLAARLRERGARRGGYVGVLLDRSPELVVALLAVLKSGAAYVGLEPGHPPRRLGVVLRDAGAALVVTRTDLARLLPGNAGPVVLVDEPVAAPAGDGLPAACARPEDLACVVYASGSAGRPGVMVEHRCVTAFLAALGSRFGPGTPPFDGSTFDAVVGAIFGPLTSGGAVVLPPSGAGLPWLPDRTSRPPSAYGAPETTSIAVTAGRPLPSVEAYVLDADLWPVACGTVGELYLGGPTVCRGYLGRPALTAELFGPHPFAREPGARLYRTGDLARVLPDGRFEVVGRTDDHARTP, from the coding sequence ATGATCAGTGCCCACGACCACCCGCCCGGCTGGGACACCATCCACGGCCTCTTCGAACGCCGGAGGGCGGCGGCCCCGGACGCGGTCGCGGTCTGCCACGGGCGCGCCGCACGCACCTACGCCGAGCTCGACGAGGCGGCCTGCCGCCTGGCGGCGCGGCTGCGGGAACGCGGTGCCCGGCGCGGCGGCTACGTCGGCGTGCTGCTCGACCGGTCGCCCGAGCTCGTCGTGGCCCTGCTCGCCGTGCTGAAGTCCGGGGCGGCCTACGTCGGGCTGGAGCCGGGCCACCCGCCGCGGCGGCTCGGCGTCGTGCTCCGCGACGCGGGTGCCGCGCTGGTGGTCACCCGGACGGACCTCGCCCGCCTGCTGCCCGGCAACGCCGGTCCCGTGGTGCTGGTGGACGAACCCGTCGCCGCCCCGGCCGGCGACGGCCTCCCGGCCGCGTGCGCCCGGCCGGAAGACCTGGCGTGCGTGGTGTACGCCTCGGGGTCGGCCGGGCGGCCGGGGGTCATGGTCGAGCACCGGTGCGTGACCGCGTTCCTCGCCGCACTCGGCAGCCGCTTCGGGCCCGGGACCCCGCCGTTCGACGGGAGCACGTTCGACGCGGTCGTCGGCGCCATCTTCGGCCCGCTGACCAGCGGCGGCGCGGTGGTGCTGCCCCCGTCGGGCGCCGGCCTGCCGTGGCTGCCGGACCGGACGAGCCGGCCGCCATCGGCTTACGGGGCACCGGAAACGACGTCGATCGCGGTCACGGCCGGCCGGCCGCTGCCCTCGGTCGAGGCGTACGTCCTCGACGCCGACCTCTGGCCGGTCGCGTGCGGCACAGTGGGCGAGCTGTACCTGGGCGGCCCGACGGTCTGCCGCGGCTACCTGGGCCGGCCCGCGCTGACGGCGGAGCTGTTCGGCCCGCACCCGTTCGCCCGCGAGCCGGGCGCCCGCCTCTACCGGACGGGCGACCTGGCGCGCGTCCTGCCCGACGGCCGCTTCGAAGTCGTCGGCCGCACCGATGACCACGCCCGCACGCCGTGA
- a CDS encoding BTAD domain-containing putative transcriptional regulator, which translates to MPSSCPLVRRLVAGPARMMEFRILGCLQVRDGTGVVEIAADKQRTVLAVLLLRAGQTVPVHELEDQLWGDAPPSKAKNTLQAYVYRLRQALNFDADTALVTEPGGYRMLLPDGALDLHRFEQLSARGRAAVKAGRLDEGYAALQAALDLWRGPAFADVSATALQGDAQRLEDLRIAVAEDAAEAALALGRQGELVPRLETLVAAHPYRERLWALLMVALLGTGCQADALATYGRARARLRDDLGIEPGPQLRQLHRDILSGRAGGFRPPELPRQRGTGGGPARPAAELPRDTSTFVGRRAELAAVRGWFDGDGAGRVGMLSGPAGVGKSTLAVHAAHRLAPRFPDGQLYANLHADAGSTPAPAAILRRWLPMLGVTALPAHEEELAAVFRSELATRRVLVVVDGAACLGDVSPLLPGAGTSAALVTGKRALTVIDGSVHRALGVPDDEEALELLRRTAGPRRVDADPGAARTIVRLCENLPLAIRIVAARLAARPDLPLQALAAQFLDEQRRLDELAFGGLTLRARIRAGYDRLASADARRMFRLLGARPHDGVTAPELAAHSGLAVTRVLGALNTLADVHLLGAPRDGRYRMSTLVRLVAAELGPEPGEVRQLQAVCTGDGA; encoded by the coding sequence GTGCCGTCTTCGTGTCCGCTCGTCCGCCGGCTCGTCGCCGGCCCCGCGCGCATGATGGAATTCCGGATCCTCGGCTGCCTCCAGGTGCGGGACGGCACCGGGGTGGTCGAGATCGCCGCCGACAAGCAGCGGACCGTGCTGGCGGTCCTGCTGCTGCGGGCCGGGCAGACCGTGCCCGTGCACGAGCTGGAGGACCAGCTGTGGGGTGACGCACCGCCCAGCAAGGCGAAGAACACGTTGCAGGCCTACGTCTACCGGCTGCGGCAGGCCCTGAATTTCGACGCGGACACCGCGCTGGTGACCGAACCGGGTGGCTACCGGATGCTGCTGCCCGACGGCGCGCTCGACCTGCACCGCTTCGAGCAGCTCTCGGCGCGGGGCCGCGCGGCGGTCAAGGCCGGGCGCCTCGACGAGGGGTACGCCGCCCTGCAGGCCGCACTGGACCTGTGGCGGGGGCCCGCCTTCGCCGACGTGTCGGCCACCGCGCTGCAGGGTGACGCCCAGCGCCTGGAGGACCTGCGCATCGCCGTCGCGGAAGACGCCGCGGAGGCGGCGCTCGCGCTGGGCCGGCAGGGGGAGCTGGTGCCCCGCCTGGAAACCCTGGTGGCCGCGCACCCCTACCGCGAGCGGCTGTGGGCGCTGCTGATGGTCGCGCTCCTCGGCACCGGCTGCCAGGCCGACGCGCTCGCGACCTACGGCCGGGCCCGCGCCCGGCTGCGCGACGACCTCGGCATCGAGCCGGGTCCGCAACTGCGGCAGCTGCACCGGGACATCCTGTCCGGGCGCGCGGGCGGCTTCCGGCCGCCGGAGCTGCCGCGGCAGCGGGGCACCGGCGGGGGACCGGCCCGGCCGGCGGCCGAGCTGCCCCGCGACACCTCGACGTTCGTGGGCCGCCGGGCCGAGCTGGCCGCGGTCCGCGGCTGGTTCGACGGGGACGGCGCCGGCCGGGTCGGGATGCTCAGCGGCCCGGCGGGGGTCGGCAAGAGCACCCTCGCCGTGCACGCGGCGCACCGGCTCGCCCCGCGCTTCCCCGACGGCCAGCTCTACGCGAACCTGCACGCGGACGCCGGGAGCACGCCGGCGCCGGCCGCGATCCTCCGGCGCTGGCTCCCGATGCTGGGCGTCACGGCGCTGCCCGCCCACGAAGAGGAGCTGGCCGCGGTGTTCCGCTCGGAACTCGCCACCCGGCGCGTGCTCGTCGTCGTGGACGGCGCGGCCTGCCTCGGCGACGTCAGCCCGCTCCTGCCCGGCGCGGGCACCTCCGCCGCGCTGGTGACCGGGAAGCGCGCGCTCACCGTGATCGACGGGTCCGTGCACCGCGCCCTCGGCGTCCCGGACGACGAGGAAGCGCTCGAGCTGCTGCGCCGCACGGCCGGGCCGCGGCGGGTCGACGCCGACCCGGGTGCCGCCCGGACCATCGTCCGCCTCTGCGAAAACCTGCCGCTGGCGATCCGCATCGTGGCCGCGCGCCTGGCGGCCCGGCCCGACCTCCCGCTCCAGGCGCTGGCCGCCCAGTTCCTCGACGAGCAGCGGCGCCTCGACGAGCTGGCCTTCGGCGGGCTGACCCTGCGGGCCCGGATCCGGGCGGGCTACGACCGGCTGGCGTCGGCGGACGCCCGGCGGATGTTCCGGCTGCTCGGTGCCCGGCCGCACGACGGCGTGACCGCGCCCGAGCTCGCCGCGCACAGCGGGCTCGCGGTGACCCGGGTGCTCGGCGCCCTCAACACGCTCGCCGACGTCCACCTGCTGGGCGCGCCGCGGGACGGGCGCTACCGGATGTCCACGCTGGTGCGGCTGGTCGCGGCCGAGCTGGGCCCGGAGCCGGGGGAGGTCAGGCAGCTGCAGGCGGTCTGCACCGGCGACGGCGCGTGA